Within Pseudomonas paeninsulae, the genomic segment CGCGATCCGATTTTTGTCTCGCTCGGCTTTGTTACCCGACTTGCTCCTGCGACTTCCGTGGGAGCGGTCTATGACTGGCGACAGAAAGTGACCTCCGGTGGCGATGAGACTCAGGAGTTCACCCTGTTCCTGACCCAAAGGCTCAACCCCTCCTGGAAGGTCCAGTTGTACGCGCTCAAAGGCTTTTCCGATGCCAGCCCCGACTCCGGCGGTGGGTTGCTGCTCAGCCACTCGTTCTGAATCGCGGGCATGCCTGAATGTTGACGCCGCCTCAAGGCTGGATTCAGCGTTCTGGAGCGCTTAGTGCGCCAGTTAAAGCTGGCGGAGGATAGTCGATGAAAGTTCGATACTGATAAGAAATGGCGAATCAACCAGACCCCGAGTCATGCATGTTGCACCGTGAGGTGCAGGGTGAAGCGTTGACAGGGGAAACCGATGGGCCAGCCATTGAGCCGCGTAATCACAAGTTCGGGATGCCGATGCTGTTAAGCGAAGCAGAAGGCAACACGGAGCATGGCGTTTTACGCCAGTCATGCTCTGATCCCGCGCGGTCGGAGACCCTGTGCACGTCGGGAAGTCCTTCGCACAGAAACTGGGAGATCTCAGCGGCGCCCGGTGCGCAAGCACCGGGCGGAGCAGGAAAGGCCAAAAGCCATAACCCTGCTGTTCACGTCGCTGAGAAGTCGGATACGTCCGTAGTACCTGAGAAGCCATCGAACAAAGGGCCTGGCCCTGCGGAGATAGTGGAGGAAAGGGACGTAGCCAAGGGAAACACCGAGAAGAACCCCGTGCCCCGGACACTGAGCCGGATCAGTTGCACGTCGATGGGACTTGAAGGTGTACGTGAAGCAGCCCGAAGGAACAAGGGCATGCAGTTCACGGCATTGCTGCACCACATCACACCGCAGTTATTGGAGCAGAGCTTTTATGCCCTGCGCCGCGATGCAGCGGTGGGCGTGGACGGCATGTCGTGGCGAGAGTATGAGGAAGGTCTTCTCCAGCGGGTAACCGATTTGCACGCAAAGCTCCACAGCGGAGCCTATCGGGCAACGCCATCGCGGCGGGTCTACATTCCCAAAGCCGATGGCAGGCAGCGCCCGTTGGGTATTGCCTCTTTGGAGGACAAGATCGTACAGCAGGCGGTTGTTACCGTTCTGAATGCGATCTATGAAGAGGACTTCCTGGGATTCTCATATGGGTTTCGACCGGGACGCAGCCAGCACGATGCGCTGGATGCGTTGACGGTCGCGCTGAAGGGTCAGAAGGTGAACTGGATATTGGATGCGGATATCACGTCGTTCTTTGATGAGATCGACCATGAATGGATGCTGATGTTTCTGGGACACCGGATTGCAGACCGGCGCATGCTCGGACTTATCTGCAAGTGGCTTCAAGCGGGTGTAATGGAGGATGGCCGTAGGGTGGCTGCGACCAAGGGGACTCCCCAAGGTGCAGTGATATCGCCGTTGCTGGCGAATATCTATCTTCACTACGTGCTGGATCTGTGGGCAAGGCAGTGGCGCCAGCGGCATGCCCGTGGCGATGTGATTGTCGTGCGTTACGCGGACGACAGCGTGGTGGGTTTCAGGACGCAATGGCAGGCTCAGCAGTTTCTGGTGCAGTTGCAGGAGCGGTTGGCCAGGTTCGGATTGTCCCTCAATGCCTCGAAAACACGACTGATTGAGTTTGGTCGTTTTGCTGCGAGAAATCGTAGGAAACGAGGTCTAGGCAAACCGGAGACGTTTGACTTCCTGGGCTTCACGCACTGTTGTAGTACCAACAGAAGCGGTGGTTTTCAAATACTGCGACTGACGGTCAAGAAGCGAATGCGTGCGACGCTGCTGGCTATTCGGGATGAGCTGAAACGTCGACGCCACGAGTCTGTTCACGCCGTGGGTCAGTGGCTTACCCGGGTGGTCAGGGGCTACTGCAACTACCACGCGGTGCCGGGGAACCTGATACGTCTTGGCGGTTTTCGTTCGGCGGTTTGCCGTCTATGGCGGCAAGCCCTCATACGTCGCAGCCAGCGCAATAGGCTCCAATGGTCACGCTACGGACGCCTCGCCGACCTCTACATACCTAAACCTAGAAATGCACATCCGTACCCTGAGGATCGCTTCGCGTCACATACCCGAGGCAGGAGCCGTATGCGGTAGTTCCGCACGTACGGATCTGTGCGGGGGGCGGCAGGTAACTGCCGTCCCTACCGCGACCGTTTATCCGCCGGGGTGGACTGGCCAGGCTTTGGCCAACTGTACTGCAGCATGCCTTGGCCCGAGCTTTTGGCTATCTGCAGCATCTCCATATTAATTGCCACCCCGTTAGTGTCCCTTAGGGCGCTGACATCTTGACCTTCGAGGCCGGGGTTGATGGGGTGCAACAGCATCTTTTGTGTCAGGCTCTGGATAAAAAAGGGCGGTTGCAGGAGCTGAGTGCAACACGGTTATTGAATTGAAGCGGGCGCATCATGTTGCATCGTCATCGCTTTTTCCATCATCTCTGACATCACCTCAATTGGGCACTTCCAGTTGAAGCGCTTACGTGGACGAATGTTCAACTCATAAGCGATGGCATCCAGCTGTTCCTGGCTACATACAGACAAGTCCGTGCCCTTGGGCAGATACTGGCGAATCAGGCCATTGATGTTCTCGTTGCTGCCGCGCTGCCAGGGGCTGTGCGGGTCGCAGAAGTAGATTGCCACCCCTGTTTTCTGGGTGATCTCAGCATGCCGGGTCATTTCCCTGCCCTGGTCGTAGGTCATGCTCTTGCGCACAGCCAGCGGCATCCGGTTGAGGGCCGCACTGAAACCCTCAACCGCCGAAGTTGCCGTTGCATCGTTCATCTTGATCAGCATCAGGTAATTGCTACTGCGCTCGTTCAGCGTGCCCACAGCAGAGGCGTTGGCCTTGCCTTTGATCAGATCACCTTCCCAGTGCCCCGGCATCAAGCGGTCTTCAATCTCTGGCGGACGCAGATGGATGCTCACCATCTCCGGGATCTGGTTGCGCCGATCAACGCCCCCTGCACGCGGCCTACGCGTACTCTTGCCCTGGCGCAGGCACTGGATCAGCTCCTTGCGCAGCTCGCCCACAGGCAGGGCATAGACCGCGCTGTAGATCGTCTCGCGGCAAACGTAAGCATCTTCAAAACTGGGAATATCCATGCTGCGCAGCTTGCCGGCAATCTGTTCGGGAGAGAAGTTTTTTCGCAGCAACTCCACCACCAACTCAAGCAGTTCGCTGCCCGGCACTAGCTTCTTTTGCGGGCGACACGCCTCTCGACGTTGACGCATATGCCCCTGGGCCGTAGGTGCGTGATAGATGCCGTTGGAGCCGGTGTTACGTCGCAGTTCACGACTGATCGTGGAGCGGTTGCGACCAAGTGCTTGGGCAATTGCTTGCTGGCTCATGCCATGCAACCGACCCACTTGAATCGTGGCGCGCTCTTCAATGCTGAGTTCGTGATATTCCATTGGGCCGCACCTTACCGGAAAGGTCAGGTGTTGCACTCAGTTTCCGCGGCCGCCAAGTATTCATTCTGGTTATGGCGAAGTCCGCGGATCATTGATACGGCTTCTTCCTGAGCATCTTCATGGCTGAGCACTCCAGTCGCTTCCAGCTGATGGAAGCGAGCGAGAATACCGCTGGTGTTCTCTACTGCAGTTCTGACTTGGTGAACCTTGGCGCTATAAAGCCCACTGTGTATCTGCCAAAGCGCAAGAGTAATAAGCAGGCTTAAGGTGATTAGGGCGATGATAAGGATTAGCCAAAGACGTTTGGATATCGCTATGTTTCTGAGAATGGGCATGAATGTGCTCTAGATCGCGTGGTCTTGGCTGTGGCGTGGCGGGGGCGGTATCGGCGAAGTGTGTGTCGCGGTTCAAGCGGATTTAGTACCCAGGACGCGTTTGCACCCTGGGTCTATAGATTTATCGTCCCGACTTGAAACGATTCCACGAGCGGGTCATCCAGCGCATGATTGCTGGCAGAGGGTTCTGCGGAAACATACAGACGCTCCAGTACCTCGGCAGGCGGATATACAGAAGGGTTCTGCCGCAGATCTTTGTCCATAACGCTTTCAGCCGCTCGGTTGGCAT encodes:
- the ltrA gene encoding group II intron reverse transcriptase/maturase, with the translated sequence MLHREVQGEALTGETDGPAIEPRNHKFGMPMLLSEAEGNTEHGVLRQSCSDPARSETLCTSGSPSHRNWEISAAPGAQAPGGAGKAKSHNPAVHVAEKSDTSVVPEKPSNKGPGPAEIVEERDVAKGNTEKNPVPRTLSRISCTSMGLEGVREAARRNKGMQFTALLHHITPQLLEQSFYALRRDAAVGVDGMSWREYEEGLLQRVTDLHAKLHSGAYRATPSRRVYIPKADGRQRPLGIASLEDKIVQQAVVTVLNAIYEEDFLGFSYGFRPGRSQHDALDALTVALKGQKVNWILDADITSFFDEIDHEWMLMFLGHRIADRRMLGLICKWLQAGVMEDGRRVAATKGTPQGAVISPLLANIYLHYVLDLWARQWRQRHARGDVIVVRYADDSVVGFRTQWQAQQFLVQLQERLARFGLSLNASKTRLIEFGRFAARNRRKRGLGKPETFDFLGFTHCCSTNRSGGFQILRLTVKKRMRATLLAIRDELKRRRHESVHAVGQWLTRVVRGYCNYHAVPGNLIRLGGFRSAVCRLWRQALIRRSQRNRLQWSRYGRLADLYIPKPRNAHPYPEDRFASHTRGRSRMR
- a CDS encoding cache domain-containing protein, with amino-acid sequence MQPPFFIQSLTQKMLLHPINPGLEGQDVSALRDTNGVAINMEMLQIAKSSGQGMLQYSWPKPGQSTPADKRSR
- a CDS encoding IS30 family transposase, encoding MEYHELSIEERATIQVGRLHGMSQQAIAQALGRNRSTISRELRRNTGSNGIYHAPTAQGHMRQRREACRPQKKLVPGSELLELVVELLRKNFSPEQIAGKLRSMDIPSFEDAYVCRETIYSAVYALPVGELRKELIQCLRQGKSTRRPRAGGVDRRNQIPEMVSIHLRPPEIEDRLMPGHWEGDLIKGKANASAVGTLNERSSNYLMLIKMNDATATSAVEGFSAALNRMPLAVRKSMTYDQGREMTRHAEITQKTGVAIYFCDPHSPWQRGSNENINGLIRQYLPKGTDLSVCSQEQLDAIAYELNIRPRKRFNWKCPIEVMSEMMEKAMTMQHDAPASIQ
- a CDS encoding cache domain-containing protein — protein: MPILRNIAISKRLWLILIIALITLSLLITLALWQIHSGLYSAKVHQVRTAVENTSGILARFHQLEATGVLSHEDAQEEAVSMIRGLRHNQNEYLAAAETECNT